A portion of the Pan troglodytes isolate AG18354 chromosome 10, NHGRI_mPanTro3-v2.0_pri, whole genome shotgun sequence genome contains these proteins:
- the GARIN6 gene encoding Golgi-associated RAB2 interactor protein 6: MEDCCMLPYYTAQSSPAMGMFNTSMGKLQRQLYKGEYTIFRYAPMFESDFIQISKRGEVIDVHNRARMVTVGIVRTSPCLTLPDVMVLARPAAVCDNARCGPATQKRDSLPAEILELTRLLPLMFVKITIHNSVKKQLHLKLATGRSFYLQLCPPSDASEDLFVHWENLVYILRPPVEAYSGTRAILAGNTLDSSVLEEVQRSPVGYAMKFCEEKEQFRISRLHMNAEMFGSTYYDYTIEI, from the exons ATGGAGGACTGCTGTATGCTACCGTATTACACGGCCCAAAGCAGCCCCGCAATGGGCATGTTTAACACCTCCATGGGGAAGCTGCAGCGGCAACTGTACAAAGGCGAGTATACTATATTCAGGTATGCACCCATGTTTGAGAGCGACTTTATCCAGATCAGCAAAAGAGGAGAAGTGATTGACGTGCACAACCGTGCCCGAATGGTAACAGTGGGCATCGTTCGCACCAGCCCCTGCCTCACACTACCTGATGTCATGGTGCTGGCCCGACCAGCTGCTGTCTGTGACAATGCCAGGTGTGGTCCTGCCACCCAGAAAAGAGATAGTCTGCCTGCAGAGATCTTAGAACTAACCAGGCTGCTTCCCTTGATGTTTGTGAAAATAACCATCCACAACAGCGTAAAAAAGCAGCTCCACCTGAAGCTTGCCACGGGCCGCTCTTTTTATCTTCAGCTGTGTCCCCCATCGGATGCAAGTGAAGACCTTTTTGTTCACTGGGAAAACCTTGTTTACATCCTGAGACCACCAGTGGAGGCTTACAGTGGTACCAGGGCTATCCTAGCTGGGAACACATTGGACTCATCTGTGTTGGAGGAAGTGCAGAGGAGCCCAGTG GGATATGCCATGAAGTTTTGTGAAGAGAAGGAGCAATTCAGAATCAGTAGACTTCACATGAATGCTGAAATGTTTGGATCCACCTATTATGATTATACAATAGAGATATGA